Proteins from one Pyrobaculum neutrophilum V24Sta genomic window:
- a CDS encoding adenylate kinase family protein — MTSGGRGPKALITGTPGVGKTTQCRKLAAWLSTVCVSVGELLAGTPYVRYIPELDTHEIVDVEAATRHVHKAAAPGTVVDTHVVDLPPDPELVIVLRKAPDVLYRELSSRGWPQRKVIDNVWAEILDVVYTEARGRWGRVYQIDVTRRDPQDTFELIRRCVLGECPNDEVDWLTYSEETGFLQFIERESAKFYSPSAPTRT, encoded by the coding sequence GTGACGTCAGGAGGACGAGGCCCTAAGGCCCTAATAACGGGCACCCCCGGCGTCGGGAAAACCACGCAGTGTAGGAAGCTGGCCGCTTGGCTCTCCACCGTCTGCGTATCGGTAGGCGAGCTGCTGGCGGGGACCCCATATGTGCGGTATATCCCCGAGCTGGACACACACGAGATCGTCGACGTTGAGGCCGCCACACGGCACGTCCATAAAGCCGCGGCTCCCGGCACCGTCGTAGATACCCACGTCGTCGACCTACCCCCAGACCCCGAGTTGGTAATTGTCCTAAGGAAGGCCCCCGACGTTTTATACAGAGAACTCTCAAGCCGCGGCTGGCCCCAGAGGAAGGTGATAGACAACGTGTGGGCCGAGATACTAGACGTAGTGTATACAGAGGCGAGGGGGAGGTGGGGGCGGGTCTACCAGATAGACGTCACGCGGAGGGACCCCCAGGACACCTTCGAGCTCATAAGGCGCTGCGTTTTGGGGGAATGCCCAAACGACGAGGTGGACTGGCTCACCTACTCAGAGGAAACCGGCTTCCTACAGTTCATCGAACGCGAAAGCGCGAAGTTCTACTCCCCGTCTGCCCCTACTCGCACATAG
- a CDS encoding NAD(P)-dependent oxidoreductase: MDITVIGMGNMGRAFAKRAAAQGFNVYWWNRTREKVKDAPGKAIGKPSEARGLVAVFVSDDAALFDVLQNIGGDYIALCGTYSIDAVRRAVESMEKAFAMPVVGSPRNVEGGDAIYIVGAPDDLYMKLRPTLEKFGSLFHVGDSVKAAALKLAFNSLLISTVAALGESLALAEKYGIRPEVYKALLSMTVFKDVAGRYIDRMLSGAQPTFTVRNAAKDMRYAAQAAGEAGVGNAAISGVKTLYELLTALGHGEEDYVKAGYIPGRR, encoded by the coding sequence ATGGACATCACGGTGATTGGGATGGGCAACATGGGGAGGGCCTTCGCCAAGCGCGCCGCCGCGCAGGGGTTCAACGTCTACTGGTGGAATAGGACGAGGGAGAAGGTCAAGGACGCGCCTGGGAAAGCCATAGGCAAGCCCTCTGAGGCGAGGGGGCTTGTGGCCGTGTTCGTGTCCGACGACGCCGCGCTCTTCGACGTTTTGCAGAACATAGGCGGCGACTACATAGCGCTGTGCGGCACATACTCCATCGACGCCGTGAGAAGGGCCGTGGAGAGCATGGAAAAAGCCTTCGCGATGCCGGTGGTGGGGAGCCCCCGCAACGTGGAGGGGGGAGACGCCATATACATCGTAGGCGCGCCCGACGACTTGTACATGAAGCTGAGGCCCACCCTTGAGAAGTTCGGCTCTCTGTTCCACGTAGGCGACAGCGTGAAAGCCGCCGCCTTGAAACTCGCGTTCAACTCCCTGTTGATTTCCACAGTAGCCGCGTTGGGCGAGTCCCTCGCCCTCGCGGAGAAATACGGCATAAGGCCTGAGGTTTACAAGGCGCTCCTCTCCATGACGGTATTCAAAGACGTCGCCGGCCGCTACATAGACAGGATGTTAAGCGGCGCGCAACCCACCTTCACCGTCCGAAACGCCGCGAAGGACATGCGCTACGCGGCACAAGCCGCGGGAGAAGCCGGCGTTGGAAACGCGGCGATTAGCGGAGTAAAAACGCTGTATGAGCTCCTCACCGCCTTGGGCCACGGCGAGGAGGACTACGTAAAAGCCGGGTACATCCCCGGGAGGAGATGA
- the asnS gene encoding asparagine--tRNA ligase, whose amino-acid sequence MEAFKRAIPIAEALRRGEGYATVRGWVYRKRSLKEKVFVVLRDATGVIQLVFQRDKFKIAEDLNIESALVATGRLVREPRAPGGVELHVEKVEWAYAGEPYPINEDAAAADSEYLLDVRHLWLRSRKMQAVLKIRHTVFEAIHQYFRRSGFYEVQTPMFITAAVEGGATLFKVDYFGQPVYLTQSSQFYLEALIYSLEKVYVIAPSFRAEPSRTRRHLTEFWHAEMEMAWAGMEDAAKVGEEVISYVVEKVLQERAEELSLLGRKTEPLERAKPPFYRVSYDEAVEILRKKGVSISWGDDIGADEERALTLEFDKPLVLYGFPEKLKAFYHRNNPDRPEVTLSFDVLLPEGYGEVIGGGERIYDPVELVEKIKRFGLNPEDYQWYIDLRRYGSVPHAGFGLGVDRLVMWITGADHIRDVVPFPRDVRRTRP is encoded by the coding sequence ATGGAGGCGTTCAAGCGGGCTATTCCAATTGCGGAGGCGCTGAGGAGAGGCGAGGGCTACGCCACAGTAAGGGGGTGGGTCTACCGCAAGAGGTCGCTTAAGGAGAAGGTGTTCGTGGTGCTTAGGGACGCGACGGGCGTGATCCAGCTGGTCTTCCAGAGGGATAAGTTCAAAATCGCCGAGGACCTCAACATAGAGTCGGCGCTTGTGGCCACGGGGCGTCTAGTTAGAGAGCCCAGGGCGCCAGGCGGCGTGGAGCTCCACGTGGAGAAGGTGGAGTGGGCCTACGCTGGGGAGCCCTACCCCATAAACGAAGACGCGGCGGCGGCGGACAGCGAATATCTGCTAGACGTCAGACATCTATGGCTGAGGAGCAGGAAGATGCAGGCTGTGTTGAAGATAAGACACACGGTATTCGAGGCCATCCACCAGTACTTCAGGAGGAGCGGCTTCTACGAGGTTCAGACCCCCATGTTTATCACTGCGGCGGTGGAGGGAGGGGCCACCCTGTTTAAGGTGGACTACTTCGGCCAGCCCGTATATCTAACCCAGAGCTCCCAGTTCTACCTAGAGGCCCTCATCTACAGCCTAGAGAAGGTCTACGTAATAGCGCCGAGCTTCAGAGCTGAGCCCTCTAGGACAAGGAGGCACCTAACCGAGTTCTGGCACGCCGAGATGGAGATGGCGTGGGCCGGGATGGAGGACGCCGCCAAGGTGGGGGAGGAGGTGATATCCTACGTGGTGGAGAAGGTGCTCCAGGAGAGAGCCGAGGAGCTCAGCCTACTCGGTCGGAAGACCGAGCCCCTCGAGAGGGCGAAGCCCCCCTTCTACAGGGTGAGCTACGACGAGGCGGTGGAGATCCTGAGGAAGAAGGGGGTTTCGATAAGCTGGGGGGACGACATCGGCGCAGATGAGGAAAGAGCGCTCACCCTGGAGTTCGACAAGCCTCTGGTGCTCTACGGCTTCCCCGAGAAGCTGAAGGCCTTCTACCACAGAAACAACCCAGATAGGCCCGAGGTCACCCTGAGCTTCGACGTTTTGCTCCCCGAGGGCTACGGGGAGGTGATCGGAGGCGGCGAGAGGATCTACGACCCGGTCGAGTTGGTGGAGAAGATAAAAAGGTTCGGGCTAAACCCGGAGGACTACCAGTGGTACATCGACCTACGCCGCTACGGCTCGGTCCCGCACGCGGGCTTCGGCCTAGGCGTAGACAGATTAGTCATGTGGATAACGGGGGCGGACCACATAAGAGACGTCGTGCCGTTTCCACGTGACGTCAGGAGGACGAGGCCCTAA